The following are encoded in a window of Bacillus xiapuensis genomic DNA:
- a CDS encoding transposase family protein: protein MMIPWLTPEKQLQAHLLLKKEKETILLLQMTTNHAYCPSCGTKSLHLHSRYTRFLYDLPFGSQHTAIHFVSRKWFCDENDCTQRIFTERFPWLKPYARRTERLQQLLRTLAFSMICLQAEKLAISFLPKMSHDTFLRLIRATPTPVSIPSAVGIDDFRFEKVMPTAH from the coding sequence ATGATGATACCTTGGCTAACTCCTGAAAAACAGTTACAAGCTCACTTGCTTCTAAAGAAAGAAAAAGAGACGATTCTCCTCCTTCAAATGACGACGAACCATGCGTATTGTCCATCATGCGGAACGAAAAGCCTACACTTGCATAGTCGGTATACGCGTTTTTTATATGATTTACCTTTTGGTTCCCAACATACAGCTATTCATTTTGTTTCACGCAAATGGTTCTGTGATGAAAACGATTGTACGCAACGTATTTTTACAGAGCGTTTTCCTTGGCTGAAGCCTTATGCTAGACGGACAGAACGACTTCAACAACTTCTCAGAACACTCGCTTTTTCCATGATCTGTCTACAAGCGGAAAAACTCGCTATCTCTTTTCTGCCTAAGATGAGCCATGATACATTTCTACGACTGATTCGAGCTACCCCGACTCCTGTCTCTATTCCTTCTGCGGTGGGTATCGACGATTTTCGTTTCGAAAAGGTCATGCCTACGGCACATTGA
- the groL gene encoding chaperonin GroEL (60 kDa chaperone family; promotes refolding of misfolded polypeptides especially under stressful conditions; forms two stacked rings of heptamers to form a barrel-shaped 14mer; ends can be capped by GroES; misfolded proteins enter the barrel where they are refolded when GroES binds) yields the protein MAKEIKFSEDARRAMLNGVDQLANAVKVTLGPKGRNVVLEKKFGSPLITNDGVTIAKEIELEDAFENMGAKLVAEVASKTNDVAGDGTTTATVLAQAMIREGLKNVTAGANPVGVRKGMDKAVQAAVEALKEISKPIEGKDSIAQVAAISSADEEVGQLIAEAMERVGNDGVITIEESKGFTTELDVVEGMQFDRGYASPYMITDSDKMEAVLENPYILITDKKITSIQEVLPVLEQVVQQSKPLLLIAEDVEGEALATLVVNKLRGTFNAVAVKAPGFGDRRKAMLEDIAVLTGGEVITEDLGLDLKSANISQLGRAAKVVVTKENTTIVEGAGDSSQIEARVNQIRAQLEETTSEFDREKLQERLAKLAGGVAVIKVGAATETELKERKLRIEDALNATRAAVEEGIVSGGGTALVNVYNKVSEIQAEGDIATGVNIVLRALEEPIRQIAINAGLEGSVIVERLKREEIGIGFNAATGEWVNMIETGIVDPTKVTRSALQNAASVASMFLTTEAVVADKPEENAGGGMPDMGGMGGMGGMM from the coding sequence ATGGCAAAAGAAATCAAATTTAGCGAAGACGCACGCCGCGCAATGCTTAACGGGGTAGACCAATTAGCAAATGCAGTGAAAGTAACTCTTGGACCAAAAGGACGCAATGTGGTGCTTGAGAAGAAATTCGGCTCTCCTTTAATCACAAATGACGGTGTAACCATCGCCAAAGAAATCGAGCTTGAAGATGCATTCGAAAACATGGGTGCGAAGCTTGTAGCAGAAGTCGCAAGCAAAACGAACGACGTAGCCGGTGACGGTACGACAACAGCTACTGTTCTAGCACAAGCGATGATTCGCGAAGGCTTGAAAAACGTGACAGCTGGCGCCAACCCAGTGGGCGTTCGCAAAGGAATGGATAAAGCCGTTCAAGCGGCAGTGGAAGCGCTGAAAGAAATTTCCAAACCAATTGAAGGAAAAGATTCCATCGCTCAAGTGGCAGCGATCTCTTCTGCTGACGAAGAAGTAGGTCAATTAATCGCTGAAGCTATGGAGCGCGTGGGCAACGATGGAGTCATTACAATCGAAGAATCTAAAGGCTTCACAACGGAGCTGGATGTGGTTGAAGGTATGCAATTCGACCGCGGCTATGCTTCTCCTTACATGATCACGGATTCTGATAAAATGGAAGCCGTTCTTGAAAACCCATATATCTTAATCACAGACAAGAAAATCACAAGCATCCAGGAAGTTCTTCCTGTCCTAGAGCAAGTGGTTCAACAATCTAAACCGCTTCTATTGATCGCTGAAGACGTGGAAGGTGAAGCGCTGGCTACATTAGTAGTGAACAAACTTCGCGGAACCTTCAATGCCGTAGCGGTGAAAGCTCCTGGATTCGGTGACCGCCGCAAAGCAATGCTTGAAGACATCGCTGTTCTAACTGGCGGTGAAGTAATCACTGAAGATTTAGGATTGGATCTTAAATCCGCTAACATTTCTCAACTAGGACGCGCAGCGAAAGTAGTGGTTACGAAAGAAAACACAACAATCGTGGAAGGCGCTGGCGATTCTTCTCAAATCGAAGCGCGTGTGAACCAAATCCGCGCTCAATTAGAAGAAACTACTTCTGAGTTTGACCGTGAGAAATTACAAGAGCGCTTAGCTAAATTAGCTGGCGGTGTAGCTGTGATCAAGGTTGGAGCGGCTACAGAAACGGAACTGAAAGAACGCAAGCTTCGCATTGAAGATGCCTTGAACGCCACTCGTGCGGCTGTTGAAGAAGGAATCGTATCCGGCGGCGGTACTGCACTAGTGAACGTATACAACAAAGTATCTGAAATCCAAGCAGAAGGCGACATTGCAACTGGTGTGAACATCGTTCTTCGCGCATTAGAAGAACCAATTCGCCAAATCGCCATCAACGCTGGACTTGAAGGCTCTGTCATCGTTGAACGCCTAAAACGCGAAGAAATCGGCATTGGCTTCAACGCAGCAACTGGCGAATGGGTCAACATGATCGAAACAGGCATCGTCGACCCAACGAAAGTAACACGTTCTGCTCTCCAAAACGCCGCATCCGTTGCTTCCATGTTCCTAACTACAGAAGCCGTAGTGGCTGACAAGCCAGAAGAAAACGCTGGCGGCGGAATGCCTGACATGGGCGGAATGGGCGGAATGGGCGGCATGATGTAA
- a CDS encoding type 2 lanthipeptide synthetase LanM family protein, which yields MKTTTLAGIDWNGATSLKERAIPKTRTTDELSQKRFNRWKEFVESDKEISLKEVLDTHYLNEELLLNFLAAPEIEVLDDSDLIDWKSVLNDIYSPKFEEVVIPDLEDVLFVNFVKPFVKVGIGRLDVKLNELNITEKIKCLIKKEAHDSLIRNLAESLAALCSRTIILELNVARVSGHLKGETPEERFQYYNNNHLNNKEYTSTLLTEYVVLARLLATKTIYWINNVGDLYQRILSDNSLLEEEFNLGKPLGPVIKIETGSTISDSHNKGKTVTILHFQYNLKIVYKPRSLKVDQVFNRFIKSINSELRYRLKTVKTLDRKEYGWTEFICPSTCHSEEEIKRFYWRIGSYLSILYSINAVDFHHQNLIANGEYPILIDLESLLHNSSTYTDDSALSRAHTHIEKSVLRIGLLPRKIGSKQGLEGIDLSGLGAQEGQVSPHKTTVIEDRNKDTIRIVEKNYSIPVSHHRPLLNGKNVKVVDYEDAILEGFKETYNFLMENRDQVYEKVKEFKVVPVRQILRGTSRYANLLRISLHPNFMRDGLDRDMILDKLWLDTKLNPNLKAVVHSEQYDMYSGDIPYFLSYPGSTSIIDSRGNEIPNFFKNNALDDIQNKFNGLNPTDREEQISFIQTAMLVLKDKTKKNTSLVSPPQPYKEIEFLQEAMNIADFLDQRGIRGKQGEQTDISWIGSFVDNKREDQFKISPTNSTLYEGIGGISLFFAYLGYISKKEKYTKIAQEALVPILSNLPTLQDLGAFGGIGSSLYLLDHLSALWKDNSLIMNAFLGCEEKLRNLIPIDKNNDILTGVSGCAIVLLNLYKRLQEPKLLDLIDLCGERLIMNAIPMERGIGWKVEANPVPSSGFSHGASGIVWSLYEIYKVTGKVKYKNAADQGLDYEKTLYIPEKKNWADLKLESGQSRNEDFVAWCNGAAGIGLSRFLLMPLIEDINMKREIKEEALIAVDTTCKNGFGNNHSLCHGDLGNLDILMSGIDYCESLLEKTSELSQMILHDIKNRGWISGFEKQNESPSLMMGLAGIGLGLLKIYEPNKIPSVLKLQSPIELDI from the coding sequence ATGAAAACCACTACATTAGCTGGTATTGACTGGAACGGTGCAACTTCCTTAAAAGAAAGGGCTATACCAAAGACAAGGACTACAGACGAATTATCCCAAAAACGCTTTAATAGATGGAAAGAGTTTGTTGAAAGCGACAAAGAGATTTCTCTTAAAGAAGTACTTGATACACATTATTTGAATGAGGAGTTGTTGTTAAATTTTCTAGCAGCACCTGAAATTGAAGTTTTAGATGACAGTGATTTAATTGATTGGAAGAGCGTGTTAAATGATATTTATTCGCCCAAGTTCGAAGAAGTTGTAATTCCTGATCTAGAAGATGTTTTGTTTGTTAATTTCGTAAAACCTTTTGTCAAAGTAGGAATTGGAAGACTAGATGTAAAATTAAATGAATTGAATATTACTGAAAAAATCAAATGCTTAATTAAGAAGGAAGCTCATGATTCATTAATTCGCAATTTAGCAGAATCTCTTGCTGCACTATGCAGTCGAACAATTATCTTGGAATTAAATGTTGCACGTGTGTCTGGGCACTTAAAGGGTGAAACACCCGAAGAACGATTCCAATATTATAATAACAATCATCTAAACAATAAAGAATACACTTCCACCCTTCTTACAGAATATGTAGTGTTGGCACGGTTATTGGCTACGAAAACAATTTATTGGATTAATAACGTGGGTGACCTTTATCAGAGAATCCTTAGTGATAATTCCTTGTTAGAAGAGGAGTTTAACTTAGGAAAACCGCTTGGACCAGTCATTAAGATTGAAACAGGTAGCACTATATCCGATTCTCATAACAAAGGAAAGACGGTTACTATCTTACACTTTCAATATAATTTAAAGATAGTTTACAAGCCTAGATCTCTAAAGGTAGATCAAGTTTTTAACAGGTTCATCAAAAGTATAAATAGCGAATTGCGCTATCGCTTAAAAACAGTTAAAACGCTTGACAGAAAGGAATATGGATGGACAGAGTTTATTTGTCCTTCTACATGTCATAGTGAAGAAGAGATTAAACGTTTTTATTGGAGAATCGGAAGTTATTTGTCTATCCTTTATTCAATTAATGCAGTAGATTTTCATCATCAAAATTTGATTGCTAATGGAGAATACCCAATCCTAATTGATCTTGAATCATTATTGCACAATAGTTCAACATATACAGATGATAGTGCCCTTAGTCGTGCACATACTCATATAGAAAAGTCTGTTTTACGCATTGGGTTATTACCTAGGAAAATAGGAAGTAAACAGGGATTAGAAGGTATTGATCTAAGCGGATTAGGTGCTCAAGAAGGTCAAGTATCTCCACACAAAACTACAGTAATCGAAGATAGAAATAAAGACACTATACGTATTGTTGAAAAGAATTATTCTATCCCAGTTAGTCATCATCGTCCTTTACTGAACGGGAAAAATGTGAAAGTAGTAGACTATGAAGATGCGATTTTAGAGGGATTTAAAGAAACATATAACTTCTTAATGGAAAATAGAGATCAAGTATACGAAAAAGTAAAAGAATTTAAAGTTGTTCCGGTTCGACAAATATTAAGAGGAACATCTCGATACGCTAACTTATTAAGAATTAGTTTACATCCTAATTTTATGCGTGATGGATTAGATCGAGATATGATTTTGGACAAACTTTGGTTAGACACAAAGTTAAACCCTAATTTAAAAGCTGTTGTTCACAGTGAACAATATGATATGTATTCAGGTGACATTCCCTACTTTTTAAGCTATCCCGGTTCAACATCTATCATTGATTCAAGAGGAAATGAAATCCCTAACTTCTTTAAGAATAACGCTCTTGATGACATACAAAATAAATTTAACGGGCTAAATCCTACGGATCGTGAAGAGCAAATATCCTTTATTCAGACAGCTATGCTAGTATTGAAAGACAAAACCAAAAAAAATACCTCCTTAGTCTCTCCTCCTCAACCATATAAGGAAATAGAATTTTTACAAGAAGCAATGAACATAGCAGACTTTTTAGATCAGAGAGGAATTAGGGGAAAACAAGGAGAACAAACAGATATATCATGGATTGGATCTTTTGTAGATAATAAAAGGGAAGATCAATTTAAAATTTCCCCAACTAACAGTACCTTGTATGAAGGTATTGGTGGAATATCGTTGTTTTTTGCTTATTTAGGCTACATTTCTAAAAAGGAAAAATACACAAAAATTGCGCAAGAAGCACTGGTTCCAATATTAAGTAACTTACCTACCTTGCAAGATTTGGGTGCCTTTGGTGGAATAGGTTCATCTCTTTATTTATTAGATCACCTTTCTGCTTTGTGGAAAGATAACTCTTTAATTATGAATGCTTTCTTAGGGTGTGAAGAAAAACTTAGAAATCTTATACCAATAGATAAGAACAATGATATCTTAACTGGAGTTTCTGGATGTGCAATTGTGCTTCTTAATCTCTATAAACGCCTACAAGAACCTAAACTATTGGATCTCATTGATTTATGTGGAGAGCGCTTAATAATGAATGCAATACCTATGGAGAGAGGGATAGGTTGGAAGGTTGAAGCCAACCCAGTTCCATCATCTGGTTTTTCACATGGAGCTTCAGGGATTGTTTGGTCTCTATACGAAATATATAAAGTGACTGGTAAGGTCAAATATAAAAATGCTGCAGATCAAGGATTGGATTATGAAAAAACTCTTTATATTCCTGAAAAGAAGAACTGGGCAGATTTAAAACTAGAGAGTGGACAATCACGAAATGAGGATTTTGTAGCTTGGTGCAATGGTGCAGCAGGTATTGGGTTAAGTCGCTTTCTTCTAATGCCTTTAATTGAAGATATAAACATGAAAAGAGAAATTAAAGAAGAAGCCTTAATTGCTGTGGATACAACTTGTAAAAATGGATTTGGCAACAATCATTCACTTTGTCATGGTGATTTAGGTAACCTAGATATTCTTATGTCAGGGATCGATTATTGTGAAAGTTTATTAGAAAAAACAAGTGAACTAAGCCAAATGATTCTACATGATATTAAGAATCGAGGTTGGATTAGTGGCTTCGAAAAACAAAACGAATCCCCGTCTTTGATGATGGGATTAGCAGGAATAGGGCTTGGATTATTAAAAATTTATGAACCCAATAAGATTCCTTCTGTACTAAAGTTACAGTCACCTATCGAACTGGATATTTAA
- a CDS encoding peptidase domain-containing ABC transporter → MKRVPLIRQMGQHECGPACLSMILSFYNCKVSLNKISEQCGAQRNGVSIKKLKEVANHYGMDCKVFQVDAEAFIKNTTPYTPCILFWDNHHFVVLEKFNGQQFFILDPNMGRIKMNIDEFKQHFSNVILTFKPTNKLKEMSPPSTLEYYYRYISKCKSIVTMILIFSLIAQALSLLVAFVIKYLVDDIFIEDSYTDLSTVGICTLLGLVILSILMFIRSHFSIMLQAQISRDISTDFMEHLLKLPLSFFENRTVGDIAMRVSNIAMIREMLARSGTSIVLDIITLVTFFVAMLSQSVKLALFAIGLATFQFIFMVIFIPKIKELIRGDLSAQTTTQSFLIESLRSISFIKSNGLDHSIMNKWSRYYDKQINMFKKRYTLDAILESVSVSIRFCAPLLLLLFGIGEVSKGNLSLGGLLGFSSLGTAFLLPVTSIINSIQQFQLVGDVFERIQDVMETPAEEFNHEPLPDDLDKRDIILENVTFSHNQSKPVLQNINLKIPCGSKVALVGRTGSGKTTLSRIILGLYKPTSGTVYIGNDNLNSLNIYQLRRKLGVVLQESFLFNDTIANNISGFRKFSNEEIVEAAKKVRLHDDILQMPMGYETIIGENGDMLSGGQRQRLAIARAIVNNPSIVILDEATSNLDTLTENQIDTYFNESNTTRIIITHRLINTIDADIIVVLEQGQIIEVGKHSDLLSKKGTYQRMWEKQVGSDNLLVSS, encoded by the coding sequence ATGAAAAGAGTGCCTTTGATAAGACAAATGGGCCAACATGAATGTGGGCCAGCTTGTTTATCTATGATATTAAGCTTTTATAACTGTAAAGTCTCATTGAATAAAATAAGCGAACAATGTGGAGCTCAAAGAAATGGGGTGTCAATTAAAAAATTAAAAGAAGTAGCTAATCATTACGGCATGGATTGTAAAGTTTTTCAAGTTGATGCAGAAGCGTTTATAAAAAATACAACTCCATACACTCCTTGCATATTATTCTGGGATAATCATCATTTTGTAGTACTAGAGAAGTTTAATGGCCAACAATTCTTTATTCTTGATCCCAATATGGGAAGAATCAAAATGAACATAGATGAATTTAAGCAGCACTTTAGTAATGTCATTCTTACCTTTAAACCTACAAATAAGTTAAAGGAGATGTCACCTCCATCAACTCTAGAATATTACTATAGATATATCTCAAAATGTAAGTCTATCGTTACTATGATTCTAATTTTCTCTCTTATCGCACAAGCCTTATCTTTGTTAGTAGCCTTCGTAATCAAGTATCTTGTCGATGATATATTTATAGAAGACTCTTACACTGATTTGTCTACAGTAGGGATATGTACCCTCCTAGGCCTTGTAATATTAAGCATTCTAATGTTTATACGAAGCCATTTTTCAATAATGTTACAGGCACAAATTAGCAGAGATATATCTACCGATTTTATGGAGCATTTACTAAAACTTCCGTTGAGTTTTTTTGAAAATCGAACAGTTGGAGACATAGCAATGAGAGTGAGTAATATTGCTATGATAAGAGAAATGCTTGCGAGAAGCGGGACATCTATAGTACTTGATATTATCACTTTAGTAACGTTTTTTGTAGCAATGCTTTCTCAATCAGTAAAGTTGGCTTTATTTGCCATTGGATTAGCCACCTTTCAATTTATCTTTATGGTCATATTTATTCCTAAAATCAAAGAGTTGATTAGAGGGGACCTGTCTGCCCAGACTACTACTCAAAGCTTTTTGATTGAATCTTTAAGATCCATAAGTTTTATAAAATCAAATGGATTAGATCATTCAATTATGAATAAGTGGTCTAGGTACTATGATAAGCAAATTAATATGTTTAAGAAAAGATATACTTTAGATGCAATATTAGAAAGCGTTAGCGTAAGCATTAGATTTTGCGCTCCACTATTACTTCTATTGTTTGGCATCGGAGAAGTTTCTAAAGGCAATTTATCTTTGGGAGGATTATTGGGGTTTAGTAGCTTAGGTACAGCATTTTTATTACCGGTAACCTCTATAATAAACAGTATTCAACAGTTTCAATTAGTAGGAGATGTATTTGAACGTATTCAAGATGTTATGGAAACTCCTGCCGAAGAATTTAACCATGAGCCTTTACCAGATGACCTTGACAAAAGGGATATCATTTTAGAAAATGTAACCTTTTCTCATAACCAAAGTAAACCAGTCTTACAAAATATTAACTTAAAAATCCCATGTGGAAGTAAGGTTGCATTAGTAGGTCGCACAGGTAGCGGAAAAACTACACTTTCTAGAATAATCCTAGGATTATATAAACCAACCTCTGGCACAGTATACATTGGTAATGATAATTTAAATAGCCTAAATATTTATCAGTTAAGAAGAAAGTTAGGAGTCGTTCTACAAGAAAGTTTTTTATTTAATGATACTATAGCTAATAATATTTCTGGTTTTAGAAAGTTCTCTAACGAAGAAATCGTAGAAGCTGCAAAAAAAGTTAGACTTCACGATGATATTCTTCAAATGCCAATGGGATATGAAACAATTATTGGAGAGAATGGAGATATGTTATCAGGTGGACAGCGTCAAAGGTTAGCAATAGCTAGAGCTATCGTAAACAACCCTTCTATTGTTATTTTGGATGAAGCTACTAGTAATTTAGATACATTGACTGAAAATCAAATTGATACTTATTTCAATGAGTCTAATACTACTCGTATAATTATCACCCATCGTTTAATTAATACAATTGATGCTGACATTATCGTTGTATTAGAACAAGGTCAAATTATTGAAGTAGGAAAGCATAGTGACTTACTTTCAAAAAAAGGTACCTATCAACGAATGTGGGAAAAACAAGTAGGTTCAGATAATCTCTTAGTTAGTAGTTAA